Proteins found in one Bacillus sp. (in: firmicutes) genomic segment:
- a CDS encoding SpoIIE family protein phosphatase, giving the protein MNWKIKIILFYTLVGFAGVGFVEFHNLFILEISWKDILIYNLPFVLLQNLIFIIVYYLYTIKKIGYIFRNEQQESRQLTESEKKKQFEELVSFPGTLFKFSIVFMIGLALSYHLYEIVFIYKITKEFVFNLFFNLLREIAIGMVITLMIVAALRKIIRPYILQMGISTIANVHLSLSKKIYSIFFSILFIFVADITWLVLYMEGTVESQIIKGLITVCLLSIFAVVVIRLTILDSINYIQTIAQTITTTEKDEQKLLQSFIPITSSDEIAFLIGKFNKQQAKLQQLYKELEGELKFASTVQQNLLPKQNVTIAGYMIEGLSLPVKEVGGDFFDIIKITEKKMIILIGDVSGKGVPAALLMSATLGVIRSKTQTDVISPARLLNEMNHLLVPMLSDGMYITIGIGFIDIEKNLFTYASAGHVPPLIKEKNRLEFVEISSLPLGLDEDETYEEFTLSLNALDGVILFTDGMVEQMNEQQEIFGFERFYQLFSSEWNPEIKSYMSQIDDFCGKYKRNDDMTIVRLKKTNPCRESFLMKKIQLINIKIASELGEEKKVLKQLDEQLANYSFLKEDCDEFKAALAEVCINAIEHGNQEDKQKLVHVIVSLEDNVIEGKIFDYGTGFICGEKKKDERGWGLQIVQQFVDSWTMYQELGIHSQFCVQFEKRLRTLE; this is encoded by the coding sequence ATGAACTGGAAAATCAAGATTATTTTATTCTATACACTTGTTGGGTTTGCAGGCGTTGGGTTTGTTGAATTTCATAATCTTTTTATATTAGAAATTTCATGGAAAGATATTTTAATATATAATTTACCTTTTGTTTTGCTTCAAAATCTTATTTTTATAATCGTTTATTACCTATACACAATCAAAAAAATTGGATATATTTTCCGAAATGAACAACAGGAAAGCAGACAGCTTACGGAATCTGAAAAGAAAAAACAGTTTGAAGAGCTTGTCTCCTTTCCTGGAACACTATTTAAATTTTCCATTGTATTTATGATTGGTTTAGCTTTGTCTTATCATCTTTATGAGATTGTTTTTATTTATAAGATTACAAAAGAGTTTGTCTTCAATTTGTTCTTTAATTTATTACGAGAAATAGCAATAGGGATGGTAATTACATTAATGATTGTGGCTGCTCTCCGAAAAATAATAAGACCGTACATTTTACAAATGGGGATTTCAACCATTGCAAACGTACATCTTTCATTAAGCAAAAAAATTTACAGCATCTTTTTTTCAATTTTGTTCATTTTTGTAGCGGATATTACCTGGCTTGTTCTTTATATGGAAGGGACCGTGGAATCACAGATAATCAAAGGCCTCATAACAGTTTGTTTGTTAAGCATTTTTGCAGTTGTTGTCATACGTCTAACAATCTTGGATTCTATTAACTATATCCAAACCATTGCACAAACGATTACAACTACAGAGAAAGATGAGCAAAAGTTGCTGCAATCCTTTATTCCAATTACTTCAAGTGATGAGATTGCTTTTCTAATCGGCAAATTTAACAAGCAGCAAGCTAAACTACAACAATTATATAAGGAATTGGAGGGTGAGTTGAAATTTGCCTCAACCGTTCAACAAAACTTATTACCAAAGCAAAATGTAACGATAGCCGGTTATATGATTGAGGGTTTATCGCTTCCTGTAAAAGAAGTTGGCGGCGATTTTTTTGATATAATTAAAATAACCGAAAAAAAGATGATTATTTTAATTGGCGATGTTTCAGGGAAGGGGGTTCCCGCTGCCTTATTAATGTCAGCTACTTTAGGGGTTATCCGCAGTAAAACACAAACTGATGTTATTTCCCCAGCAAGATTATTAAATGAAATGAATCATTTACTTGTGCCAATGCTTTCTGACGGCATGTATATAACGATTGGGATAGGGTTCATTGATATTGAGAAAAACCTATTTACATATGCAAGTGCTGGACATGTTCCGCCATTAATAAAAGAAAAGAATCGGCTAGAATTTGTTGAAATCTCTTCTTTGCCATTAGGGTTAGACGAAGATGAAACATATGAGGAATTTACTCTGTCTTTAAATGCGCTTGATGGCGTAATTCTTTTTACAGATGGAATGGTTGAACAAATGAATGAGCAGCAAGAAATATTTGGCTTTGAACGGTTTTATCAGCTTTTTTCCAGCGAGTGGAATCCTGAAATAAAGTCATACATGTCACAAATTGATGATTTTTGCGGAAAATATAAACGAAATGATGACATGACAATTGTACGGCTGAAAAAAACAAATCCCTGTAGGGAGTCTTTTTTGATGAAGAAAATTCAATTAATAAATATAAAGATTGCAAGTGAATTAGGCGAAGAAAAAAAAGTACTCAAACAGCTTGATGAACAATTAGCAAACTACTCATTTTTAAAAGAGGATTGTGATGAATTTAAAGCGGCATTAGCGGAAGTTTGTATTAATGCGATTGAGCATGGAAATCAGGAAGACAAACAAAAACTAGTCCATGTGATTGTATCACTAGAAGACAATGTTATCGAGGGCAAAATATTCGATTATGGAACAGGGTTTATTTGTGGAGAAAAGAAAAAAGACGAACGAGGCTGGGGGTTGCAAATTGTTCAACAATTTGTAGATAGTTGGACAATGTATCAAGAGCTTGGCATACATTCACAGTTTTGTGTACAGTTTGAAAAACGTTTGCGAACTTTAGAATAA
- a CDS encoding STAS domain-containing protein, producing MEEELEIIMPDKENNDVSFLQLTGDLTRASGERLLKYYPWEQGLPNGRNILVINFTNVNYINSAGIAYLFRVCKLLHKNNVLIRTFGLEYHYEKMFHIVGLTKYMKFYPSEWAAVEDL from the coding sequence ATGGAAGAAGAATTAGAAATAATAATGCCTGACAAAGAAAACAATGACGTATCGTTTCTTCAGCTTACTGGGGATCTTACAAGAGCTTCTGGTGAAAGACTATTGAAATATTATCCATGGGAACAAGGGCTTCCAAATGGGCGAAATATTCTTGTTATTAATTTTACAAACGTGAATTATATCAATAGTGCTGGAATTGCTTATTTGTTTCGTGTCTGCAAGCTTTTACATAAAAACAATGTTTTGATTCGTACATTTGGGCTTGAATATCATTATGAAAAAATGTTTCATATCGTGGGATTAACGAAATATATGAAATTTTACCCAAGTGAATGGGCGGCGGTTGAGGATTTGTAA
- a CDS encoding YbhB/YbcL family Raf kinase inhibitor-like protein: MGVRSRFKKVLSVAMALTIIVSFFGTSALAAPDTRGHWAEKEINEWVEQGLIGGYKDGSFKPDASISRAEFIVLVNRAFAFTESSESGFNDVSQNDWYYNEVLKAKAAGYIGGYQDGTIKPKNNINRQEVAAILSRLLNVGTDATGVNQFKDKDAIPQWSAGIIGGIVNKGLMNGYSDGTFNPLKNTTRAEAVVILKRALEGKVESNIEEKKNVYNNAGTYGPEEGTETIKGNVEVTASGVTLKNMVIEGNLTIAKEVGNGEVFLKGVTVKGKTYVNGGGENSIHFEDTVLLTVIVNKADGTVRIVASGKTTVQEVTLQSSAKLEQIGAASAAFKAVTLSEALPKDSKVTLIGEFESVEILAVNIALEVPRGVINDLKVAAGAIGAIINLAKDAKVVSLIVEAVVKVLGAGVIEKAGGKHANDSSYANPPNSGVGPTTYRSTGGGGGGGGSTDGGGDSSTPTDKTAPTIKSLSPANGAKNVSILKDLVITFSEDVVAVDNKNIVINPIEEEWAVDAIKIPVKSDYVKVAGSVVTIKLWNYLKDNSEDDIGVASAGPEFEVMAASLDEEDEDESDDWDSKVYVTIDKGAFKDKAGNEFAGINDKTTWSFSFSYDPLTTIEVTTAFEDGEGIPEKYSLDGGNVSLPVSWTKVDDAKSYMILFTDNDADNFVHWIVKDIPANVTSIEEGLSGKAGMVGIEMKNDFPEPPDYNKNMTGYGGPQPPIQHVYTLGVLALNIEKFDLSDNATPRESFEAIQEAYNDGIVIGMGWIYGTFGPEVDRTASTVSLTSPDTISIDSKQFTFNIEVKDTTGQPISGLWYFPGFIYNDFRFWDDAENGYINIVSVIESIGTPGLYTVTATYEAEEYDDEVVEIIVYVADVELESTTTINVSSSP, encoded by the coding sequence ATGGGAGTTAGGAGTCGGTTTAAAAAGGTTTTATCAGTAGCAATGGCTCTAACAATCATTGTGTCATTTTTTGGTACATCGGCACTTGCCGCACCAGACACAAGAGGTCATTGGGCCGAAAAAGAGATTAATGAGTGGGTTGAGCAAGGTTTAATTGGCGGTTATAAGGATGGTAGCTTTAAGCCAGATGCATCGATTTCTAGGGCAGAATTTATTGTACTAGTCAATCGTGCATTTGCTTTCACTGAATCTAGTGAAAGTGGGTTTAATGATGTTTCCCAAAATGACTGGTATTACAATGAGGTGCTGAAGGCAAAAGCCGCAGGCTATATTGGAGGGTACCAGGATGGTACTATTAAACCAAAAAATAATATTAACCGCCAAGAAGTAGCGGCTATTTTATCCCGTCTGTTGAATGTGGGAACTGATGCAACAGGTGTTAATCAGTTTAAGGACAAAGATGCTATTCCACAATGGAGTGCTGGTATCATTGGTGGAATTGTCAACAAAGGGCTTATGAATGGTTATAGTGATGGCACTTTTAACCCATTGAAAAACACAACAAGGGCTGAAGCTGTTGTTATTTTAAAACGGGCGTTGGAAGGAAAAGTTGAAAGCAACATTGAAGAGAAGAAAAATGTGTATAACAATGCTGGAACATATGGGCCAGAAGAAGGAACGGAAACAATCAAAGGAAATGTAGAAGTTACTGCTTCAGGTGTAACATTAAAAAATATGGTGATTGAAGGTAATTTAACAATTGCTAAAGAAGTTGGAAATGGCGAGGTTTTCCTAAAAGGCGTAACAGTAAAGGGAAAAACATATGTTAACGGTGGGGGAGAAAACAGTATTCATTTTGAAGACACAGTTCTTCTTACTGTTATCGTTAATAAAGCTGACGGCACTGTCCGTATCGTTGCTTCAGGAAAAACAACTGTCCAAGAAGTAACACTGCAGTCAAGTGCTAAGTTGGAACAGATTGGTGCAGCTAGTGCAGCATTTAAGGCAGTCACTTTATCTGAAGCTTTACCTAAGGATTCAAAGGTCACTTTAATCGGGGAATTTGAATCAGTTGAAATTTTAGCAGTTAATATTGCTTTAGAAGTACCACGTGGAGTGATAAATGACTTAAAAGTAGCTGCAGGTGCTATTGGTGCGATTATCAATCTAGCGAAGGATGCGAAAGTTGTTTCCTTAATAGTTGAAGCAGTTGTTAAGGTTCTGGGAGCGGGTGTTATTGAAAAAGCCGGGGGTAAACATGCGAATGATTCATCATATGCAAATCCACCAAATAGTGGTGTAGGTCCAACTACTTATCGTTCTACAGGCGGCGGTGGTGGAGGCGGTGGCTCTACGGATGGTGGCGGAGATTCAAGCACACCAACTGATAAAACTGCACCGACAATCAAATCATTATCGCCAGCAAATGGAGCTAAAAATGTTTCGATTTTGAAGGATTTAGTCATCACTTTTAGTGAAGATGTTGTAGCTGTAGATAATAAAAATATTGTCATCAATCCTATCGAGGAAGAATGGGCTGTTGATGCTATAAAAATACCAGTGAAAAGTGACTATGTAAAGGTAGCTGGTTCGGTTGTTACAATTAAGCTATGGAATTATTTAAAGGACAATTCTGAGGATGATATCGGGGTAGCGTCAGCAGGTCCAGAGTTTGAAGTAATGGCTGCCAGCCTTGATGAAGAAGATGAAGATGAATCAGATGATTGGGATTCAAAAGTTTATGTAACAATTGATAAAGGTGCATTCAAGGATAAGGCTGGAAATGAATTTGCTGGCATAAACGATAAAACAACTTGGAGCTTTTCATTTTCATACGATCCATTAACAACAATTGAAGTAACAACTGCATTTGAGGATGGAGAAGGCATTCCTGAGAAATATAGTCTGGATGGGGGAAATGTTAGCTTACCAGTTTCATGGACAAAAGTAGACGATGCAAAGTCCTATATGATTCTTTTCACTGATAATGATGCAGATAATTTTGTCCATTGGATTGTGAAAGATATTCCAGCAAACGTAACAAGTATTGAAGAAGGATTATCGGGAAAAGCAGGAATGGTAGGTATTGAAATGAAAAATGATTTTCCTGAACCCCCAGATTATAATAAAAATATGACAGGCTACGGTGGACCTCAGCCGCCTATCCAACATGTATATACGTTAGGAGTCCTGGCTTTAAATATTGAAAAATTTGACCTTTCAGATAATGCGACACCACGGGAAAGCTTCGAAGCTATACAAGAAGCATATAATGATGGCATTGTCATTGGTATGGGTTGGATCTATGGTACATTTGGTCCAGAGGTTGATAGAACAGCTAGTACAGTAAGCCTGACATCACCCGATACGATATCAATTGACAGCAAGCAGTTTACATTTAATATCGAAGTAAAGGATACGACAGGACAACCAATAAGTGGATTATGGTATTTTCCAGGGTTCATTTATAATGATTTTAGATTTTGGGATGATGCAGAAAATGGTTACATTAATATTGTGAGTGTTATAGAAAGTATTGGGACACCTGGTTTATACACTGTAACGGCAACCTATGAAGCAGAGGAATATGATGACGAAGTTGTTGAAATTATTGTTTATGTTGCTGATGTTGAGTTAGAATCTACAACAACTATCAATGTTAGTAGTTCTCCTTGA